In Candidatus Eisenbacteria bacterium, the following are encoded in one genomic region:
- a CDS encoding isocitrate lyase/phosphoenolpyruvate mutase family protein — MREALMPRLRQPRPDHPVLLAAGAHDALSAKLAEEAGFDAIWASGFGISAVQAVPDANILTLTETLDAVRRICDAVEISVVADCDNGYGNAINVMRTVTEFERAGAAGICIEDNEFPKRCSFYAGVRRDLVAPEEHARKVEAAVAARRSRDFAVIARTEALIVGMGQDEALLRARLYADAGADAVLVHSKAKDFTELAAFGAAWDRPVPLVAVPTTYPDVSTAELARAGFRLAIFANQPLRAAIVAMRDALRRMRETEKVSSVEAHIVPLEEVYRLVGVPELKANEKRFLFAGPEAPQAVILAAGTDTQTLLPDQDRPRVMLDVKGKTILDRQVESLHEAGIRDVTIVRGYKKQQVHVAGARLVDNDRFRETGELYSLMRAEEALTGPVVVLYGDIVFEQSVLERLLRAPADIAVVVDRSFPDLLRAGQAPTGHDLVVTDAPPEGRRFVAAEQGSRVLRIGPEVRPEEAHGEFIGLTALSKTAATRLKEMHAELESRRAEGLERASLTHVLQALIDRGEPVVAVEIHKGWMEIESFDDYRRAWREVQS; from the coding sequence ATGCGAGAGGCTCTCATGCCCCGCCTGCGGCAGCCCCGGCCGGATCACCCGGTTCTCCTTGCCGCGGGTGCGCACGACGCCCTCTCGGCGAAGCTCGCCGAAGAGGCCGGCTTCGATGCCATCTGGGCCAGCGGCTTCGGTATCTCCGCCGTCCAGGCCGTCCCGGACGCGAACATCCTGACCTTGACGGAGACGCTCGACGCCGTCCGGCGCATCTGCGACGCGGTCGAGATCTCCGTCGTCGCAGACTGCGACAACGGGTACGGCAACGCCATCAACGTCATGCGGACGGTGACGGAGTTCGAGCGCGCCGGGGCCGCGGGGATCTGCATCGAGGACAACGAGTTCCCGAAGCGGTGCTCCTTCTACGCCGGCGTGCGTCGCGACCTGGTTGCGCCCGAGGAGCACGCCCGCAAGGTCGAGGCTGCGGTCGCCGCGCGCCGGAGCCGCGACTTCGCGGTGATCGCGCGCACCGAGGCCCTCATCGTCGGGATGGGGCAGGACGAGGCCCTGCTGCGCGCCCGCCTGTACGCGGATGCCGGCGCCGACGCGGTGCTCGTCCACTCGAAGGCGAAGGACTTCACGGAGCTGGCCGCATTCGGGGCGGCGTGGGATCGCCCCGTGCCGCTGGTCGCCGTCCCGACGACCTACCCGGACGTCAGCACCGCCGAGCTCGCACGCGCGGGCTTTCGGCTCGCCATCTTCGCGAACCAGCCGCTCCGCGCCGCGATCGTCGCCATGCGCGACGCCCTCCGGCGCATGCGGGAGACCGAGAAGGTCTCGTCGGTCGAGGCGCACATCGTCCCGCTCGAGGAGGTCTATCGCCTGGTCGGCGTTCCGGAGCTCAAGGCGAACGAGAAGCGGTTCCTGTTCGCCGGTCCCGAGGCGCCGCAGGCCGTCATCCTGGCCGCCGGCACGGACACGCAGACCCTGCTGCCCGACCAGGATCGCCCCCGCGTCATGCTCGACGTGAAGGGCAAGACGATCCTCGACCGGCAGGTGGAATCGCTTCACGAGGCCGGTATCCGCGACGTGACCATCGTGCGCGGCTACAAGAAGCAGCAGGTCCACGTCGCCGGCGCCCGGCTGGTCGACAACGACCGCTTTCGCGAGACGGGCGAGCTGTACTCGCTGATGCGCGCCGAGGAGGCGCTCACGGGCCCGGTGGTCGTGCTGTACGGCGACATCGTCTTCGAGCAGAGCGTGCTCGAGCGCCTGCTGCGCGCGCCCGCCGACATCGCCGTGGTCGTCGATCGCTCGTTCCCGGATCTCCTGCGGGCGGGGCAGGCACCCACGGGACACGATCTCGTCGTCACCGACGCCCCGCCCGAGGGCCGCCGCTTCGTCGCCGCCGAGCAGGGGAGCCGCGTGCTCCGCATCGGTCCCGAGGTGCGGCCCGAGGAGGCGCACGGCGAGTTCATCGGGCTCACGGCGCTCTCGAAGACGGCCGCGACCCGCCTCAAGGAGATGCACGCGGAGCTGGAATCGCGGCGTGCGGAGGGCCTCGAGCGCGCGAGCCTCACGCACGTGCTCCAGGCGCTCATCGACCGCGGCGAGCCGGTGGTCGCGGTCGAGATCCACAAGGGCTGGATGGAGATCGAGAGCTTCGACGACTATCGCCGCGCCTGGC
- the hpnJ gene encoding hopanoid biosynthesis associated radical SAM protein HpnJ: MRTLFLNPPSYDDFDGGAGARYQAKREVWSFWYPTWLSYPAGMLPGARLLDAPPEHMTIDQVVAVAKDFDHIVIHTSTPSFRADVRTAQALKSAKPDTVIGFVGGHVTARPEESLRFAGVVDYVARKEFDIAVVAVAEGRPFRDVKGICYLENGVYHHNDEPDPLTTEQLDALPFSTDVYARDLDYKKYNSPYCQYPYVSLYTGRGCPARCTFCLWPQVTTGHSYRTRSVENVLEECASLRRYFPEMKELFFDDDTFTADPKRAVEIAKGLGRLGITWSTNSRANVDRETLKAMKDGGLRLFVVGYESGNEQILKNIKKGVSVERARRFTKDCHDVGILIHGTFIVGLPGETRDTIEETIRFAQEMQPETLQVSLASPYPGTAMYDWVREHKYLTVDSLVDETGYQKCTVSYPEASADDIFKAVETFYRRYYFSRRYIWKSVKKMMRDREEAKRLLSEGRQFIGSMLKRRQIAQTATPPGAGAPA, from the coding sequence ATGCGGACCCTTTTCCTCAACCCGCCCTCGTACGACGACTTCGACGGGGGAGCAGGCGCTCGCTACCAGGCAAAACGCGAGGTCTGGTCGTTCTGGTACCCGACCTGGTTGTCCTACCCGGCAGGCATGCTGCCCGGGGCACGGCTGCTGGATGCGCCGCCCGAGCACATGACCATCGATCAGGTGGTCGCTGTCGCCAAGGACTTCGACCACATCGTCATCCATACGAGCACGCCGTCCTTCCGCGCCGACGTCCGCACCGCCCAGGCGCTCAAGAGCGCCAAGCCCGACACCGTGATCGGCTTCGTCGGCGGCCACGTGACGGCGCGCCCGGAGGAGTCCCTGCGCTTTGCGGGCGTCGTCGACTACGTCGCGCGCAAGGAGTTCGACATCGCCGTGGTCGCGGTCGCCGAAGGCCGCCCGTTCCGCGACGTGAAGGGCATCTGCTACCTCGAGAACGGCGTCTACCATCACAACGACGAGCCCGACCCGCTCACGACCGAGCAGCTCGACGCGCTCCCGTTCTCGACCGACGTCTACGCGCGCGACCTCGACTACAAGAAGTACAACTCGCCCTACTGCCAGTACCCCTACGTGTCGCTCTACACGGGCCGGGGCTGTCCGGCGCGTTGCACGTTCTGCCTGTGGCCGCAGGTGACGACGGGCCACAGCTACCGCACGCGCAGCGTCGAGAACGTGCTCGAAGAGTGCGCGAGCCTGCGCCGCTACTTCCCCGAGATGAAGGAGCTGTTCTTCGACGACGATACGTTCACGGCCGACCCCAAGCGCGCGGTCGAGATCGCCAAGGGGCTCGGCAGGCTCGGCATCACCTGGTCCACGAACTCGCGCGCGAACGTCGACCGCGAGACGCTGAAGGCGATGAAGGACGGCGGGCTCCGCCTGTTCGTCGTGGGCTACGAGTCGGGGAACGAGCAGATCCTCAAGAACATCAAGAAGGGCGTGTCGGTCGAGCGCGCGCGCCGCTTCACCAAGGACTGTCACGACGTCGGCATCCTCATCCACGGCACGTTCATCGTCGGGCTGCCGGGCGAGACGCGCGACACGATCGAGGAGACGATCCGCTTCGCGCAGGAGATGCAGCCCGAGACGCTGCAGGTCTCGCTCGCGTCGCCGTACCCTGGCACCGCGATGTACGATTGGGTGCGCGAGCACAAGTACCTCACGGTCGACAGCCTCGTCGACGAGACCGGCTACCAGAAGTGCACGGTCTCGTATCCCGAGGCGTCCGCCGACGACATCTTCAAGGCCGTCGAGACGTTCTACCGCCGCTACTATTTCAGCCGGCGCTACATCTGGAAGTCGGTGAAGAAGATGATGCGCGACCGCGAGGAGGCGAAGCGCCTGCTCAGCGAGGGCAGGCAGTTCATCGGCTCGATGCTGAAGCGGCGGCAGATCGCACAGACGGCGACCCCGCCCGGAGCCGGCGCTCCGGCGTGA
- the hpnI gene encoding bacteriohopanetetrol glucosamine biosynthesis glycosyltransferase HpnI — MSPVVWAVLACSVVATGYQLFQLVGAAAFFRRARRRAARAKDYRPPVTILKPLKGRGIDLYANLASFCRQDYPEYQIVFGVTDPNDPAVEIVHKIQRDFPERDLVLSIGDRPGTNRKVANLCHMMAHAKHPVLALSDADIRVRPDYLRRVVAPLAKPKVGLTSCLYRGRGFFGLPSVAESLLINTDFIPMVLAAHFTGQSYALGAAMTFKREALDAIGGFLPLADYLADDNRLGAWMKEAGYELVLLPYIVETILDSTTVGDVWRHQVRWARTYRVCLPVGWFASVVTHAMLWGLLALVVTRGSLLGWGFFAAAITARVGTLRAIMRLLRERDTPRHMWMVPLKDLGYSAVWLASWLGSNVVWSGQHLRVLRDGRMVPLGGDLPSGAREPAFQQHETHAA, encoded by the coding sequence ATGTCCCCCGTCGTGTGGGCCGTGCTCGCGTGCTCGGTCGTCGCGACCGGGTACCAGCTCTTCCAGCTCGTCGGTGCGGCGGCGTTCTTCCGCCGCGCCCGCCGGCGGGCGGCGCGCGCGAAGGACTACCGGCCGCCGGTCACGATCCTCAAGCCCCTCAAGGGCCGCGGCATCGACCTCTACGCGAACCTCGCGAGCTTCTGCCGCCAGGACTACCCCGAGTACCAGATCGTGTTCGGGGTGACCGATCCGAACGATCCCGCGGTCGAGATCGTGCACAAGATCCAGCGCGACTTCCCCGAACGCGACCTCGTCCTCTCGATCGGCGACCGGCCGGGAACCAACCGCAAGGTCGCCAACCTGTGCCATATGATGGCGCACGCGAAGCACCCGGTGCTGGCGCTCTCGGACGCCGACATCCGCGTGCGACCCGACTACCTGCGCCGCGTCGTGGCGCCGCTCGCCAAGCCGAAGGTCGGCCTCACGAGCTGCCTCTATCGCGGCCGCGGCTTCTTCGGATTGCCATCGGTCGCGGAGTCGCTCCTCATCAACACCGACTTCATCCCGATGGTGCTCGCGGCCCACTTCACCGGCCAGAGCTACGCGCTCGGCGCCGCGATGACGTTCAAGCGCGAGGCGCTGGACGCGATCGGCGGCTTTCTGCCGCTCGCCGACTACCTCGCCGACGACAACCGACTGGGCGCGTGGATGAAGGAGGCGGGCTACGAGCTCGTGCTCCTGCCGTACATCGTCGAAACCATCCTCGACTCCACCACCGTGGGCGACGTCTGGCGCCATCAGGTGCGGTGGGCGCGCACCTACCGCGTCTGCCTGCCCGTGGGCTGGTTCGCGTCGGTCGTCACGCACGCGATGCTGTGGGGTCTCCTGGCGCTCGTCGTGACGCGCGGCTCGCTCCTCGGGTGGGGGTTCTTCGCCGCCGCGATCACGGCGCGCGTCGGAACGCTGCGCGCCATCATGCGGCTCCTGCGCGAGCGCGACACGCCACGGCACATGTGGATGGTCCCGTTGAAGGACCTCGGCTACTCCGCCGTGTGGCTCGCGTCGTGGCTCGGCTCGAACGTCGTGTGGAGCGGCCAGCACCTTCGCGTCCTGCGGGACGGGCGCATGGTACCGCTCGGCGGCGATCTGCCGTCGGGCGCGCGCGAGCCCGCGTTCCAGCAGCACGAGACGCACGCGGCCTAG